In Salipiger sp. CCB-MM3, the genomic stretch GCGCGCTCCGGACCGTCAGGTCCGGGGCACGTCGGCCTTCACCAAAGACAGGAAGAGGACTTCGGAGACATCGTCGCCGAAGTCCTTTTTCAGATCTGCGGACAGGGCTTTCGACAACTCACCGGTGTCGATGTTCACGCCCTTCATCGTCGGGCCGTCTGCAGCGCGATGCATCGAGGTCAGGATCGCGTCGCGCAGTCGCGAGGCGTTCTCGGCCACGTTGAAGGTGACGGCGGTCTGGCTGTCACGCATGGCGACGCCGACTTCCGAGACCACATAGGTGATGCTTTCGGCGCGGTAGACCGGCACGCTGATCTTGCCCAGCGTCACGACACTGGAATCGCCCAGACGATCCTCGGTCAGCACGCCCGGCGGCGTTTCGGCCTCGGCCTTGATCTCGGTTTCCCGATGCGCGCCATTGTCGGCGTGCTCATTGTGCTGCGGCGTTCCGATCGCACCGCCATCCTCGGGCGAGGTGGCGTGAGCGGGGGCCTCGGTCGCGAGATCGTCGAGGATCTGCTCGGCCTCGGAAGGGCCGGCTTCTGCCGTCTGCTCTTCCTGCGGATGCGCAGCGGGGGCCAGAGCTTGTCCGGCACCATAGCCCACGGCCCCAAAAATAAGGGGCAGCGCGGCCAGGGCGATGTATGATTTCTTCATAACGAAGTCCCGCAGTTTCTACTGTCAGGGTCCGGTATGGCCGACGATTCGGGCGAGAGTTTTCTCAAATAGCGGCGTTAATCCGGCCACTTCGCACTCAATACGGCAGGATTACGTCCATGACGTCTTCACCATATCCGCGCGTCTGTTGGCGGCTGACCGAGCCCCGACCGCCATAAGAGATGCGCGCTTCGGCGATCTTGTCGTAGGGGATGGCGTTGGTGCGGTCGATGTCCTGCGGGCGGATGATGCCGGTCACGCGCAGTTCGCGCAGCTCTTCGTTGACCTTCACCTCCTGCCGGCCCGCGACGACGAAATTGCCGTTCGGCAGTTCCTGCACCACCAGCGCGGCCATGCGCAGGTTGATGGTCTCTTCGCGGTCGATCGAACCAGAGCCAGAGGCGCCGGTGGTCGAGGTGATGTCCACAATATTGTCGCCGGAGGGCAAATCGTCGGGGCCGACGCCGGGCAGGATCTTGTCGATCTGCGTGCCGTAGCCAAAGAAGCTGGGGAAGCCGAGCGTCGAGCCGCCCGTGCGGGTCCGGTCCGACTCGTTGCTCAGCGAGGCCTCGTCCTCGATTTCGACGAGGATGGTGAGGATGTCGCCGATCTGCGTCGCGCGCTGATCGCCGAAGAAGCCGGACGAGCCGCGCTCCCACAGCGAGGCACCCTCGGCACGGTAGGGGATGCGGTCGGGCTTGGGCGGCGGCATCGGGATGTTGACGCTGCGCGCCTCGGCCAGCGTCTGCGGATCCAGTCCGACCCGGCTCACTTCGGGGTCACGGTCGAAAGCGGGGCTGCCGCAGCCAGCCAGAAGGCCGAGCGCGGAAACGGCCATCAGGCCATGGCGAAGCGGGGTCATCGGATCACCTCCACGAGCCCCTCTTGGCGCGCAACGGCGACGAGAGGGGTGTTGCTGACGAGATTGACGATGCGCACATCCTGCCCGCGATGGGCATCGGTGAGCGCACGGCCGGGGGCGGTGACCACCAAACGACCGTCGTCATAGAGAATATTCACCTTGTCGCCGCGGCCGATGACCAGCGGCTGCATCACCGATTGGGTCATCACCGGACGGCCCTGCGCCAGCATCCGGCGCACCTGCATCCCGGCCAGCCCGTCGGGGTTGGTCACGGTGAAGGCGCCGACACGGCTCAGCGGCATGTCCACGATCTTGATGTCGGCCTCGGTGATCAGCTCGCCCGGCATCAGGCGGCGGATCGGCACCGGCAGGCTTTGGGTGGCGACGACAAAGCCCTGCAGCCGGTGGGTGACACCTTCATCGGTAACCGCATTGGCGAGAAACTGGCCGCTGTCCCGATCCATCCAGAAGGCCGAGATCATTTCGGCGTCTTCGATCTGCGCGCCCTTGAAACGCACCCGCAGGTCCGCCGCCGCGGGCAGCGCTTCGGCCCAGCTCATCCGGGCCTGCTCTTCGATGAGCACCGCAGGGTCTTCGGCCTGCGCGGCAAGCGGTGCCAGCACGAGCGCGACCAGAAGCGCGGCGAGGTGCAGAACGGGGCGGGCCATGGCTTACCTGATCTGGTTGGCCGCGGACATCATCTGATCAGCGGTCTCGA encodes the following:
- a CDS encoding flagellar basal body L-ring protein FlgH; this encodes MTPLRHGLMAVSALGLLAGCGSPAFDRDPEVSRVGLDPQTLAEARSVNIPMPPPKPDRIPYRAEGASLWERGSSGFFGDQRATQIGDILTILVEIEDEASLSNESDRTRTGGSTLGFPSFFGYGTQIDKILPGVGPDDLPSGDNIVDITSTTGASGSGSIDREETINLRMAALVVQELPNGNFVVAGRQEVKVNEELRELRVTGIIRPQDIDRTNAIPYDKIAEARISYGGRGSVSRQQTRGYGEDVMDVILPY
- the flgA gene encoding flagellar basal body P-ring formation chaperone FlgA, producing the protein MARPVLHLAALLVALVLAPLAAQAEDPAVLIEEQARMSWAEALPAAADLRVRFKGAQIEDAEMISAFWMDRDSGQFLANAVTDEGVTHRLQGFVVATQSLPVPIRRLMPGELITEADIKIVDMPLSRVGAFTVTNPDGLAGMQVRRMLAQGRPVMTQSVMQPLVIGRGDKVNILYDDGRLVVTAPGRALTDAHRGQDVRIVNLVSNTPLVAVARQEGLVEVIR